TGTGAGCCTCTGATTTGAGCTATCGCCGAAGACACTTCGTCCAGTGTCAGTCTCTGCATCTGTCGTGGCGTCGACATGCTCCAGGCCGTTGCGGTCAATGAAAGACCGCATCGGCTGCACCTCCTCTGCAGTATTGCCCTGCGATGCCGTCCTGTTGTCGTCGACATCGTCGAGCTCTTCAACCGTACTTTCTCCTCCATCCTCGTCTGGTCCACGCTCCGTGGCTTGCTTCAGCTCATCATCAAGAGCCGTCATCCTCACAATAAACTCCTTCTGCAAATCCTTCAACCAGTTCCTCAGCGTCTCATCATCCATCGACCCATTCTTGGCATGCTTAAGATGCTCCTTCAGATTTAGCAGCAGCTTCCTCCTTCTCGCCTTGATTACACCGATTGAGTCCCGCTTCTTCTTCTGCATCGCCTTCTCTAGAGTCATCGAAACAAGCTCAGCATGTTCGATGATATCTCGCGGCAGTGGCACCACCCTCGCAAGCTTGAGGCCGTAGTGCTCTTCTTGCACTATACCAGCCGCAACGCGATACAGCATCTCCATACGGTCTTGCTCGCTCATGTCGACTGCAAGATGTAGGCTTACGACTCCAGCGCGTTCGGACATGATGTGCGCCAGATCGCGAAAGTGTGTGACGAACCAGACGAGTGCTTTGCTTTCGACCAATGCCTCGGCTATGGCGATAGCAATGGCAATGCCATCACGAGTACTTGTGCCTCGACCCAACTCGTCGATGATGACCATGCTTGACGGATCAATGTTACGCAGGATGAAGGCTGTCTCCCGCATTTCCGCTGCGAAGGAAGAGACATTGGCTTCGATACTGTCATCCAGCGAGATCCGTGCGAAAAATTGCCGGATGATTGGGAACGCTGCGTATTGGGCTGGCACGAAGCTACCAACCTGTGCCATAATGGTCATGAGCGCGATTGAACGGATGTAGGTGCTCTTGCCACTCATGTTGCAGCCGGTGATGACCTGGAAGCGGGTCTGCTCGGTGGCGTACACATCGTTTGGGATGAACTTGGTGTTGTGAATCTTCTCGCGGATAGGATGACGACCAGCTCGAATGGCGAGTGATTCGCCGATCATGGGTCGTACGTAATTCTGAATTGAGACAAGATGGGCAAAGCCAGTGAGCATGTCGAGCATAGCGATACTCTCGCAGATCCGGAAGAGGCTGAACATGTGCTCTCGGACGCTTTCGATCAAGTCTCTGACAGACTGATCGCTCATGAGGAGGACTTCGTTGTGAGCGTCACCGATCTTCTGGCTCAGTTTTACGAGGGTCATGGTCTGGCACTCAATGATGTCTTTCTTGCGGTACACGTTGACGAAGATGGCAGGTAGATTGCGGTCTTGGAGCTCGTCTGCTGATAGCCGGAGATAGAATTGGCGCACGTTGTCGAACTTGGTCTGCAGAGGCAAGTTGTGTTCCTCAGCAAGGTCACTGATATGCTGCAAAGCATCGGTCATTGACTCCTTATACGTCTGACGAGCCACATCGAGCAAACCGTTGACACCAGACTTGACGGCATACGTGCGCTGGTTGCGAAAGTCCAGAGGTTGCTTGGCGTAGGTTGTATCTTCGTTGATCGTGTTGTTGATAAGCTCCTGGACGGTAACTGTGTTCTCCGATGCACAATTGGTCTGGATGGTCAGTAGCATCGGAGAACGTGCACCCGTCAGTGCCTCCCAGACAGGCTTCACCAATAGAACAGCGTGCTTGAGCATAATGACATTGTTGATGCTTTGCTGCACGTCTGGCAGACTCTCCTGGATCGGGACAAGAATGAGCTGAGTCAAAATCTTGTCCAGGTCAAGGAATGGTTTCAGGCCCGCCCGAACAGAGAAGAACAACTGTTCTTTAGTGCTGAGTTCTTCAACCGCATCGTATCGGCCGGCCAGCGTTTCTGCATCCGTGTTTGGCTGCAGGATGTTGCTTCGGAGCATACGCATGCCCATGGGCGTCTGTGTCTCGTTTAGGAGTCCAAAGAGGCAGTCACGAGACTTCGGCATTTGTAGATTCTGCACAAGCTCCAGTGACTTGATCGTGGATAGGTCAATCATCATAGAGCCGTCAGCTGGCTCATACTTGATGCGAAGGGAATGCAGAGGGAATGTTTTCGCCATCCCCAGCTCAGTATACTTGAGTGCTGCAGCAAAGCAGCACACTGCGAAGTAGTTGCCAGTGACGGCAGTCTTGATCGACTCGACATCTTCATGAAAAGCGAGTTGTTCAATGTATTCAAGACCAGTCCCTTCGTTCCAATACTTCCGATCCAGGAGTGTGATCTGGCTCTCGATGTCATCCCCATTTAGCACTTCTTCCTCAAGCACCGAGAACAATTTCGACTTCGGATGGGCAGCCGACTGCACCATACAGATGTGCGATGGATTGTACACGATGAGCTTGTGCACCGTCTTGACATAGGTCTGCGTGTCGTTCAGCTGGCTCAGGACAGCTTCACCGGTGTCGAGATTGATGAACGCAAGACCGACCGAGGGTGAGACACCTCGCGATTCGGCAACAGCGCAAGCGATCTCTTGGTTCTCGACGGCAAGCGTGGAGTAGCCAGTGCGTGGTCTTGCTGTAGCGGCGGTGCCTGGTCTGCCAGTACTTCGCCGGCCAGTGCGAGGGCGCGACACTGATGCTGTCGTGGTATCATTGTATCCGTAAAGACGATTTGACGTGCTGGTGCTGGCAGTGGTGGGACGTGTCTCGTATGAAGTCTTTTGATACGATGTTCTTTGATTGCCCGTGGCGGTCGTCAGGTAGGAGGTGGTTGTTTGTTGGTTTGTAGCCGACCCTGTCGTGTGCGACGTTGACGGTCGGCGGCGACGTGGATCCATTGTGACCGTCCTCTTGCAAAGGTGTTGAGAAGTTGGAACGTAGCAGATGAAGTCAAGACAAGCTCCAGGCAGCCAGCTTCACGCTTTGGCAAGTTCAATGATCGCGCCTTCCCCGATGCTCAACTAACTCCTGAAGGTGGAAGGCACGCTGTTTCGCTGCACTTCTACATCGCGATTCCAACTCTGATCTGCTGTCTTTACACGCACGGCGTCAAGTACGACCCGTCGTTCTAATTTCTCCAGATCCTCACTGCCTTGTCCTGGCCACCGCTGCCCACTCGCTCACCATCCGGCGCCCAGTCAACCGCGAACACTTCATCTTGATGTCCAGGTAGATTCTCAGCCAGCTTGCCTGTCCTCACATCCCACGTTTTGAGCGTTGCATCCTTACTACCACTCACTAACAATCTGCTATCGGGCGAGAACGCGCACTGGTAGACTGGTCCAACGTGTCCTCTCAACGTATTCAAGAACTTGCCATCCTTCGCCTGCCATAACTTCACATGATTGTCGAAGCCCGCACTGGCGATCAGAACACCATCTCCACTAAACGTGACGTGATTGATCTGCTTCTGATGCCCAACCATGCGATGTATGGGTTTCGTGCTCTTCGATGGCTCCCACAGGTACATGGTCATGTCGTCGGATGCGCTGACAAGTCGTTCAATCCCCCCG
This genomic window from Fulvia fulva chromosome 4, complete sequence contains:
- a CDS encoding MutS 4, whose translation is MDPRRRRPSTSHTTGSATNQQTTTSYLTTATGNQRTSYQKTSYETRPTTASTSTSNRLYGYNDTTTASVSRPRTGRRSTGRPGTAATARPRTGYSTLAVENQEIACAVAESRGVSPSVGLAFINLDTGEAVLSQLNDTQTYVKTVHKLIVYNPSHICMVQSAAHPKSKLFSVLEEEVLNGDDIESQITLLDRKYWNEGTGLEYIEQLAFHEDVESIKTAVTGNYFAVCCFAAALKYTELGMAKTFPLHSLRIKYEPADGSMMIDLSTIKSLELVQNLQMPKSRDCLFGLLNETQTPMGMRMLRSNILQPNTDAETLAGRYDAVEELSTKEQLFFSVRAGLKPFLDLDKILTQLILVPIQESLPDVQQSINNVIMLKHAVLLVKPVWEALTGARSPMLLTIQTNCASENTVTVQELINNTINEDTTYAKQPLDFRNQRTYAVKSGVNGLLDVARQTYKESMTDALQHISDLAEEHNLPLQTKFDNVRQFYLRLSADELQDRNLPAIFVNVYRKKDIIECQTMTLVKLSQKIGDAHNEVLLMSDQSVRDLIESVREHMFSLFRICESIAMLDMLTGFAHLVSIQNYVRPMIGESLAIRAGRHPIREKIHNTKFIPNDVYATEQTRFQVITGCNMSGKSTYIRSIALMTIMAQVGSFVPAQYAAFPIIRQFFARISLDDSIEANVSSFAAEMRETAFILRNIDPSSMVIIDELGRGTSTRDGIAIAIAIAEALVESKALVWFVTHFRDLAHIMSERAGVVSLHLAVDMSEQDRMEMLYRVAAGIVQEEHYGLKLARVVPLPRDIIEHAELVSMTLEKAMQKKKRDSIGVIKARRRKLLLNLKEHLKHAKNGSMDDETLRNWLKDLQKEFIVRMTALDDELKQATERGPDEDGGESTVEELDDVDDNRTASQGNTAEEVQPMRSFIDRNGLEHVDATTDAETDTGRSVFGDSSNQRLTTTS